A window of Deltaproteobacteria bacterium CG2_30_66_27 genomic DNA:
ATCTCGCGCATGTCCTGGGTGTGGAGCGCGTGGATGACCGACCCCGACCCGAGGAAGAGGCACGCCTTGAACGCCGCGTGGGTCGCCAGGTGAGCCAGCCCCGCCGTGTAGCCGCCCACCCCGAGCCCCATGACCATGTAGCCGAGCTGGGAGACGGTCGAGTACGCGAGCACCTTCTTGATGTCGTTCTGCGCCAGGGCGATCGTCGCCGCGATGAACAGGGTGATGCACCCGATGTAGGCGATGAAGAGGAACGCGTCGGGGGTGAACATCGGGTAGACCCGCGCGACGAGGTAGACGCCCGCGGCCACCATCGTCGCCGCGTGGATGAGGGCGGAGACCGGCGTGGGGCCCTCCATCGCGTCGGGGAGCCAGACATGCAGCGGAAACTGGGCCGACTTCCCGATGGCGCCGCAGAAGACCCCGATCCCGGCCATCGTGAGGAGCGTCCCGGAAAGCTTCCCCTGGCCGATCGCCTGGAAGACCTCGTCGAAGCCGAAGACCCCGCAGGTCACGAAGATGATCATGTTCCCGATGAGGAACCCGACGTCCCCGATGTGGGTGGTGATGAACGCCTTCTTGCCGGCGTCCGCCGCCGACTTCTTCTCGAACCAGAAGCCGATCAGCAGGTAGGAGGAGAGCCCCACGAGCTCCCAGAAGATATAGATGAAGAAGAAGCTCTCCGAGAGGACGAGGCCCAGCATCGAGAACGAGAAGATCGACAGGTAGGCGAAGAACCGGCTGTAGCGCGGGTCGCCGTGCATGTACCCGATGGAGAACAGGTGCACCAGCGTCGAGACGCCGCTGACCACCAGGAGCATCACGGCGGTGACGTTGTCGACGAGGATCCCCACGTTGAGGGTGAACCGGTCCCCGACCGAAAGCCACGGCGTCACGACGTGGTACTGGAAGTTCGGGTCGTACGACGAGAAGACCTCGAGGAAGATGCCGACGGACATCGCGAGGCCCGCGAGGATCGTCGCGAGGCAGAGCCAGTCCCCCTTGCGCGGCAGCCGCTTGCCGACGGCGATGTTGATGAAGAACGACGCCAGCGGCAGGAGCGGGATGATGTAGGCGTATCGGATCAACGGTTACCCCTTCAACCCGTCCGCGGCGTCCACTTCCACCGTTCCCGTGGTCGCGAACATCCTCAGGAAGATGGCCAGCGCCACCGCCGCCTCGGCCGCCGCGAGAACGATGACGAAGACGGCGAAGATCTGCCCCCCCATCACGCGGGAAAGGAAGAAGGAGAACGCCACGAAGTTGACGTTGGCGGCGTTGAGGATCAGCTCGACGCCCATCAGGACCGCCACGGCGTTGCGGCGGGTCATCACCGTGTAGAGGCCGCAGCAGAAGAGCGCGGCGGCGACCACGAGAAGTTTGTCGAGCGTCATCCCTTCCCCTCCTGCGGGTCGTCCTTCTCCGGTGCTCCGCGGTCGGGCCGGGACAGGAACGCCGCGCCGATCAGGGCCGCCAGCAGCAGCACCGACGCGACCTCGAAGGGAAGAAGGTAGCGGGTCATCAGGAGCTCCCCGAGGTCGGCCGTCGTGGGATGGTACACCGGGGTCTTCACGGCGAAGGGGGTGGAGACGGCGACGTACGACAGGACGCCGAAGAGGACCAGGCAGATCGTCGCCGCGGGGAGCCGGAAGCGCCCCGGGTTCGAGATCTTCACGTCGGAGATCCGGTTCGACAGGAAGACGGCGAACAGGATCAGGATCAGGATGCCGCCCACGTAGACGAGGATCTGGGTCGCGGCGAGGAAGTCGGCCGACAGGAAGACGTAGAGCCCCGCCACCCCCGCGAAGGCGAACAGGAGGGCCACCGCGGAGTAGAGGATGTTCGGCAGCACGGCCACGAGGACGGCCGCGCCGACCGTCATCGCCGCCACGGCGTAGAAGATGATCACGCCGGGTCCGTTCATGGCTTCTTCTCCTCCTCCTTCGCCGTCTTCGGTTCGGCAACCGTGGCCTTGCCGGCTTCGGAGGACAAGTCCGCCGCCTCCGCCTTCGCTGCCTTCGGTTCGCCAACCGGGGGCTTGGCAGCTTCCTCCTTCGCGGCTTTCGCCGCTACGGAGGACAAGTCGGAGGACACGTCCGCGGGCTTCGAGGCCTCGGCGGCTTTTGCAGCCTCGGCGGCTTTGGCGGCCTCGGCCACCTGACGCGCAACGCGGGCCTTTACCTCCGCCGCGTCCTCCGCGATGAAGTGGAGGATCAGCTCTCCGCGGTCCGTCGACGCCTTCTCGTAGCCGGAGGTGTGCTTCAGCGATTTCACGGGGCACACTTCGACGCACAGCCCGCAATACATGCACCGTCCGATGTTGATGTCGTAGGAGACGAGGACCGGCTTCTTGTCCGCCCCCCGCACCGACTCGAGGGAGATGCAGTCGACGGGACACACCTTCACGCACATGGAGCACGAGATGCACTTCCTGATGTCGTTATGGAGGAAGCCGCGGTACCGCTCCGGGATCTCCCACCGCTCCTCTGGATACTGCAGCGTGACCTCTTCCCTCGGGTCCACGCCGTACCGCGCGGTGATCCGCATCCCCTTCGCCGTGGTGACCACGGCCTCGACGATGTCGTTGATATATGCCTTCAGGCCCATGGTCTCATCCGAACAGCGAGGCGATCATCGCGGGAATCCCCTTGCCCCGGAAGACCAGGAGCCACAGGGAAACGCCGAGAAGGTTGACGAACGTGAGCGGCACCATGTATTTCCACGACATCCGCATCAGCTGGTCCACGCGAAGGCGGGGCAGCGTCCAGCGGACCCACATCATGACCAGCACCATCGTGAACGCTTTTGCGAGGAACACCCCGAGGGAAAGGAGATTCCCCCACACGGCCGGAAGCGCCGCGGCGTTGAAAAACGGCACCTGCCACCCGCCGAGGAAGCAGGCGGTCGACAGCGCCGCCACGATGAACATGTCGCCGAACTCCGCGAGGAAGAAGAGGCCGAACCGGATCCCCGAATATTCCACGTTGTAGCCGGAGACCAGCTCCGACTCGGCCTCGGGGAGGTCGAACGGGGTCTGGTTCGTCTCGGCCTGCGCCGCCGTGAAGTAGAGGAAGAACGAGAAGAAGGAGAAGGGGTTGTGGAACAGGTTCCACCCGAAGATCCCGAGCAGCCCCCCCTGGGAACGCACGATGTCCTGCAGCGACAGCGAGCCTGCGATCAGCACCGCGGGAAGAAGGGCCATCCCCACCGGGATCTCGTAGGAGACGATCTGCGCCGCGGCCCGCATCCCGCCGAGGAGCGCCCACTTGTTGTTGGAGGACCACCCGGCCAGCAGGACCCCGACGACGACCAGGGAGGTGATCGCCATGACGTAGTAGATCCCGATGTTCAGGTCGGCCGCGATGAGCCCCACCCCGAACGGGACGACCACGAAGGCGGCGAACGAGCCGACGAAGACGAAGTACGGCGCCAGCTGGAAGAGGAACCGGTCCGCCTGCGCAGGGATGA
This region includes:
- a CDS encoding NADH-quinone oxidoreductase subunit K, with the translated sequence MTLDKLLVVAAALFCCGLYTVMTRRNAVAVLMGVELILNAANVNFVAFSFFLSRVMGGQIFAVFVIVLAAAEAAVALAIFLRMFATTGTVEVDAADGLKG